A genomic region of Rhodohalobacter sp. 614A contains the following coding sequences:
- the thrS gene encoding threonine--tRNA ligase — MSEDLVTLTFPDGAEKKYPKGITGYEVAESISKGLARNALSITLGDEIKDLNQPIERDDSININTWDTEDGQYTFWHSSAHLLAEAIQELYPEAKFGIGPPIESGFYYDIDFGDESFGQDQIEKVEKKMIELARNKSEFSKRNVSKQEALDFYKKKNNEYKVDLIEDLEDGNITFYQQGDFVDLCRGPHLPDTSSIKAVKLTKLAGAYWRGDSDSKQLTRIYGITFPKQKLLDEYLERVEEAQKRDHKKLGKELGIYMMDSMVGPGLPLWLPNGTVLRRTLESFLRQEQIKRGYQEVITPHIANVDLYRKSGHYPYYKDSQFNPMEVDDDEYMLKPMNCPHHHQIYSNELRSYRELPVRLAEFGTVYRYEQSGELNGMSRVRGFTQDDAHIYCMHDQLKDEIKHVINLTQYVFSTFGMPVDIRLSYRDDNDEKYGGDSEYWDRAQKEIKEVADEMDLDYKIAEGEASFYGPKIDFIIRDAIGRKWQLGTVQVDYVMPERFDLTYVGSDNEKHRPVIIHRAPFGSMERFVSILIEHFAGDFPLWLAPQQIEILTISEDYTEYANQCAEKFKDAGFRVKVNAEAEKVGAKIRDAETSKIPYMLIVGSQEQQDGTVSVRRHKMGDIGTFPLDEFLDKVKEEVDTRALPPAHETK; from the coding sequence ATGTCAGAAGATTTAGTTACGCTCACCTTTCCTGACGGTGCAGAAAAAAAATATCCAAAAGGAATTACCGGATACGAAGTTGCCGAAAGTATCTCTAAAGGTCTCGCACGAAATGCTTTAAGCATTACACTTGGAGACGAAATCAAGGACTTGAATCAGCCCATTGAACGAGATGATTCCATCAATATTAATACTTGGGATACGGAAGACGGTCAATACACATTCTGGCATTCGTCTGCTCATTTACTGGCAGAGGCAATCCAGGAACTCTACCCGGAAGCCAAATTCGGAATTGGTCCGCCCATCGAAAGTGGCTTTTATTATGATATTGACTTTGGAGATGAATCTTTCGGACAGGATCAGATCGAAAAAGTCGAGAAAAAAATGATTGAGCTGGCCCGGAACAAATCCGAGTTCTCAAAAAGAAATGTTTCCAAGCAGGAAGCGCTCGATTTTTATAAGAAGAAAAACAACGAGTATAAAGTTGACCTGATTGAAGATCTTGAAGACGGAAATATTACGTTCTATCAACAGGGAGATTTTGTGGATCTCTGCCGTGGTCCGCATCTTCCGGATACTTCATCCATCAAAGCCGTAAAACTGACCAAACTGGCAGGTGCATATTGGCGGGGTGACTCCGACAGCAAACAACTTACACGCATTTACGGAATCACTTTCCCCAAGCAAAAACTTCTTGATGAGTATCTCGAGCGGGTTGAAGAAGCTCAGAAAAGAGATCATAAGAAGCTCGGGAAAGAGCTTGGCATCTATATGATGGACAGCATGGTTGGCCCTGGCCTGCCGCTCTGGCTTCCAAACGGAACGGTGCTGCGAAGAACTTTGGAGAGCTTTTTACGGCAAGAACAAATTAAGCGAGGTTACCAGGAAGTCATTACTCCGCATATTGCCAATGTTGATCTGTACAGAAAATCGGGCCACTACCCGTATTACAAAGACTCCCAGTTCAACCCCATGGAAGTGGATGATGATGAGTATATGCTGAAACCGATGAATTGTCCGCATCATCATCAAATCTATTCGAATGAGTTAAGAAGCTATCGCGAATTGCCTGTTCGGCTCGCTGAATTTGGAACGGTTTACAGATATGAACAATCCGGAGAATTAAACGGTATGTCGAGAGTACGCGGATTTACTCAGGATGATGCTCACATCTATTGCATGCATGATCAGTTAAAAGATGAAATCAAACATGTAATTAACCTGACACAATACGTGTTCAGTACATTTGGCATGCCTGTTGATATTCGTCTGTCCTACCGGGATGATAATGACGAAAAGTACGGAGGAGATAGTGAGTACTGGGATCGTGCGCAAAAAGAAATTAAGGAAGTAGCCGATGAAATGGACTTGGACTATAAAATTGCTGAAGGTGAAGCCAGTTTCTATGGTCCAAAAATTGATTTCATTATCCGTGATGCAATTGGCAGAAAGTGGCAGCTTGGAACTGTACAGGTAGATTATGTGATGCCGGAACGGTTTGACCTGACCTATGTAGGTTCCGATAATGAGAAGCATCGGCCGGTAATTATTCACCGTGCCCCATTTGGATCCATGGAGCGGTTTGTAAGTATTTTGATTGAACACTTTGCCGGGGATTTTCCCCTGTGGCTTGCACCTCAGCAAATCGAAATTCTTACGATTTCTGAAGACTATACAGAGTACGCAAATCAATGTGCTGAAAAATTCAAAGACGCCGGCTTTAGGGTTAAAGTAAATGCGGAAGCCGAAAAAGTAGGCGCAAAAATCCGTGATGCTGAAACCAGTAAAATTCCATATATGCTAATTGTAGGTTCGCAAGAGCAGCAAGATGGAACTGTTTCCGTCAGACGGCATAAAATGGGAGATATTGGAACGTTTCCCCTTGATGAATTTTTAGATAAGGTGAAAGAGGAAGTCGATACACGCGCCCTTCCTCCTGCTCACGAAACAAAGTGA
- the infC gene encoding translation initiation factor IF-3 has product MNDEIRSSRVRLIRPNEEHEIVSIQEALDIAASYDLDLVEVAPNANPPVCKIIDFGKFMYEKKKKEKEAKKKQHTIQVKELRFRPNTDDHDLEFKTRHAREFLEGGDKVKATVQFRGRDMLYTEQGEELLKNLAEELDDVSKVESKPTMEGRRMIMILAPEKS; this is encoded by the coding sequence GTGAATGACGAAATCCGATCATCCAGAGTACGGTTAATCCGTCCAAATGAAGAACATGAGATCGTATCTATTCAGGAAGCACTTGATATAGCTGCATCCTACGATTTAGATTTGGTTGAAGTAGCTCCCAATGCCAATCCTCCAGTTTGCAAGATCATCGATTTTGGCAAATTCATGTACGAGAAGAAAAAGAAAGAGAAAGAGGCGAAAAAGAAGCAACATACCATTCAGGTTAAAGAATTGCGTTTTCGTCCAAATACAGACGATCATGATCTTGAATTTAAAACACGCCATGCACGTGAATTCCTGGAAGGCGGCGATAAAGTAAAAGCAACCGTACAATTTCGGGGCCGCGACATGCTTTACACCGAACAGGGCGAGGAATTGCTTAAAAATCTTGCAGAGGAACTTGATGACGTAAGCAAGGTTGAGTCTAAACCCACTATGGAAGGACGTAGAATGATTATGATCCTTGCTCCCGAGAAGAGCTAA
- a CDS encoding acyltransferase family protein has protein sequence MVNKPSSNRLVSLDFFRGLTIIGMIIVNTPGSWSYVYPPLRHAEWNGATPTDLVFPFFIFIAGVSIVLAYTKYLGKGRERGDMVPKIIKRSVTIFALGIFLALFPEFDFANLRIPGVLQRIAIVFFACALIFLYTSKKTQWWIGGVLLVGYWLIMALIPHPELGLSLAEPGINIAAWIDSTFIPGRLYQGTWDPEGLLSTLPTIASGITGMIAGHLIVSDRSQERKVIVLMIGGFVLFILGNMWNWVFPVNKHIWTSSYVLYSSGLASMMLGACYYWIDILGREQGTFTGVVFGTNAITAYVLSGVLLVVTHTNWIAGNSMVSYFMNGTTGIGMDPYLASFLWALLYCFICFIPVYYLYKNKIFIKV, from the coding sequence GTGGTTAACAAACCTTCTTCCAATCGTTTAGTATCGCTAGATTTTTTTCGGGGACTCACTATTATTGGGATGATTATTGTTAACACTCCGGGCTCATGGAGTTATGTGTATCCTCCATTACGGCATGCGGAGTGGAATGGTGCCACTCCCACAGATCTTGTTTTCCCATTCTTTATTTTTATTGCGGGTGTCTCCATTGTTTTAGCTTATACCAAATATCTTGGGAAGGGAAGGGAGCGAGGGGATATGGTTCCGAAGATTATAAAACGTTCCGTCACTATTTTTGCACTCGGTATTTTCCTGGCACTCTTTCCTGAATTTGATTTTGCAAATCTGCGTATTCCGGGTGTTTTGCAAAGAATTGCGATTGTTTTTTTTGCCTGTGCTTTGATCTTTCTCTATACCAGCAAAAAAACACAATGGTGGATTGGCGGTGTTTTATTGGTCGGCTATTGGTTGATCATGGCTCTTATTCCTCATCCCGAACTTGGACTCTCGTTGGCTGAACCCGGTATCAATATTGCTGCATGGATCGACAGCACGTTTATTCCAGGAAGATTATACCAGGGAACTTGGGATCCTGAAGGACTGCTGAGCACACTGCCAACCATTGCAAGTGGAATTACGGGAATGATTGCCGGTCATTTAATTGTCAGTGATCGTTCGCAGGAGAGAAAAGTTATTGTGCTGATGATTGGCGGATTTGTATTGTTTATTCTGGGAAATATGTGGAATTGGGTTTTCCCCGTCAATAAACACATCTGGACCAGTTCCTACGTTCTCTATTCATCAGGACTTGCCTCAATGATGCTGGGAGCTTGTTATTACTGGATTGATATTTTGGGCAGAGAACAGGGCACATTTACCGGAGTGGTTTTCGGTACCAATGCCATTACAGCGTATGTTTTGTCAGGCGTTCTTTTGGTTGTTACACACACAAACTGGATAGCGGGTAACAGCATGGTTTCGTACTTCATGAATGGAACGACCGGTATTGGAATGGATCCGTATCTTGCATCATTCCTTTGGGCACTTCTTTACTGTTTTATCTGCTTTATCCCGGTTTACTACCTTTACAAGAATAAAATTTTTATAAAAGTATAA
- the rpmI gene encoding 50S ribosomal protein L35, with amino-acid sequence MPKMKTNSGAKKRFKKTGSGKIKRKKAYKRHILTKKTSKRKNNLGKTTLVDKSDQKSVERLIPYS; translated from the coding sequence ATGCCAAAAATGAAAACAAACAGTGGCGCTAAGAAGCGGTTTAAGAAGACCGGAAGCGGTAAGATTAAACGAAAAAAAGCTTACAAACGTCACATTCTGACAAAGAAAACAAGCAAGAGGAAAAATAATCTTGGAAAGACCACTTTGGTCGACAAATCAGATCAAAAGTCTGTTGAAAGATTAATTCCTTATAGCTAA
- the rplT gene encoding 50S ribosomal protein L20 codes for MPRSRNLVASRRRRRKILDQAKGYWGRRKNVYTVAKNAVEKGLQYQYRDRKVRKRSFRRLWITRINAAARLNGTTYAKLIHGLKENDININRKMLADIAVRDPETFSEIVKEAGQ; via the coding sequence ATGCCACGATCACGAAATCTGGTGGCTTCCCGTCGCCGTCGCCGAAAAATATTAGATCAGGCGAAAGGCTATTGGGGCAGAAGGAAAAACGTTTATACCGTTGCTAAAAACGCGGTTGAAAAAGGCCTGCAATATCAATATCGAGACCGAAAGGTTCGAAAGCGATCATTCCGACGTCTTTGGATTACACGTATTAATGCTGCTGCCCGATTGAACGGAACCACCTATGCCAAGCTGATACACGGCTTGAAGGAAAATGACATCAACATCAATCGGAAAATGCTGGCTGACATTGCAGTTAGAGATCCCGAGACATTTTCTGAAATTGTGAAAGAGGCCGGCCAGTAG
- the pheS gene encoding phenylalanine--tRNA ligase subunit alpha: MLDKINDIKKEIQNFSIENEEELEAFRLEFLSRNGKVQSMFGLMKDVPNEQKAEMGKSMNEVKNLAQQTFDDAKIAIQKNDKKEFGALDDITLPVEPTYSGSFHPLTQALNEIKQIFLRLGFSIADGPELEDDFHNFTALNFPPDHPARDMQDTFFVRKSDDKDVDDLVLRTHTSPVQIRLMKEQEPPVRSIMPGRVFRNEAVTAKSYFQFNQVEGLYVNEKVTMGELIETLVMFARLMYGSDVKYRVRPSYFPFTEPSMEMDVWWENEKGGQWLEILGAGMVDPNVFQSVGVDPEKYTGFAFGMGVDRIAMLRYGIDDIRLLYDNDIRFLQQFKS; encoded by the coding sequence ATGCTCGATAAAATCAACGATATAAAGAAAGAAATTCAAAACTTCAGCATCGAAAATGAAGAGGAGCTGGAAGCATTTCGCCTGGAATTTCTTTCAAGAAATGGAAAAGTTCAGTCTATGTTCGGCTTGATGAAAGATGTTCCAAATGAACAAAAGGCCGAGATGGGTAAATCCATGAATGAGGTTAAAAACCTTGCTCAGCAAACATTTGATGACGCCAAAATTGCTATTCAAAAAAATGATAAAAAAGAATTTGGTGCATTGGATGATATCACTCTTCCCGTTGAACCTACCTATTCCGGATCATTCCATCCTCTTACACAAGCTCTGAACGAAATCAAACAAATCTTTCTGCGCCTTGGGTTTTCAATTGCCGACGGACCAGAACTTGAAGACGATTTCCATAATTTTACGGCGCTTAATTTTCCGCCTGATCACCCCGCGCGCGATATGCAGGATACATTTTTCGTGCGCAAATCTGATGATAAAGATGTAGATGACCTGGTTCTTCGTACACACACATCTCCCGTTCAAATTCGCCTGATGAAAGAACAGGAACCGCCCGTGCGCTCTATCATGCCCGGGCGTGTTTTTCGGAATGAAGCAGTGACCGCCAAATCCTATTTTCAGTTCAACCAGGTGGAAGGATTATATGTTAACGAAAAAGTGACGATGGGCGAGCTGATTGAAACTCTCGTCATGTTCGCAAGGCTTATGTACGGAAGTGATGTAAAATATCGTGTACGTCCCTCCTACTTTCCCTTTACGGAACCCAGTATGGAAATGGATGTTTGGTGGGAAAATGAAAAAGGCGGCCAATGGCTGGAAATTCTTGGAGCCGGCATGGTTGATCCCAATGTATTCCAATCCGTCGGGGTTGATCCTGAAAAATACACCGGTTTTGCATTTGGTATGGGTGTAGACCGGATTGCCATGCTCCGTTACGGCATTGATGACATCCGCTTGCTCTACGATAACGACATTCGATTCTTACAACAATTTAAATCATAA
- the pheT gene encoding phenylalanine--tRNA ligase subunit beta: MKISYNWLKQYLDFDLTPEETDEKLTLLGLEVEEVETIGSDFENFVIGHIKEVRPHPNADKLVLCDVDLGDETVQIACGAPNVAVNQKVPVAKVGATIPVPMKDGSFLTIKKAKLRGETSNGMICSEAELGLSEDHSGIMVLDENLEPGTPLKKALDLEKDYVFEVALTPNRPDAACHMGVARDLSAVTGGTLENPYSKIEEKPGSMNDEISITIEDEDKCHRYVGIVVDDVKVGESPNWLKNRLTAIGLRPINNVVDVTNFINHEISQPLHAFDYNLIGDQKIIVKSYQEDKKFTTLDSIERTVPAGSLFICDGNGPVAIAGVMGGENSEVTEGTTKILIESAYFDPSTIRKTSKSLALQTDSSYRFERGIDPAIQQKAAWRAAKLIAELTGGTINENVVDVYPRKTESVNVPLRVSRVNRLLGTSLQKDTVEDILTKLEIRVLSKDEESLMCTVPTFRPDITREVDLIEEVGRVYDYNNIPRPLSSPFTSPEKLSDREEFRERLREMVKSLRYKEITTNSLLSKKEADLLADEDLQIHTLNPVSQENTTLRTHLSGGFLKAVKYNLNRNATQLRFFEIGHIFRKNETGTWIDGVEEHEHLYLGLCGQSKKDNWQSEKNAFTIFDLKADLESIFENLGIADSITHEVEGNNTIIYKYANQEVSYLKRIDAELLKGFDIETDVFGAEIDLTVLLQNGVGKKETTYQPIVKFPTFEFDAAFIVDKDIRAGQLTKEIKETAGSILQSVSVFDVYEGENLGRDKKSIAFRLTFLDSTKTLNIKDVEPIVQKIVQKLEKTVGAKLRS, translated from the coding sequence ATGAAAATTTCTTACAACTGGCTAAAACAATATCTCGATTTTGACCTTACACCTGAAGAAACAGATGAAAAACTGACTCTTCTCGGCCTCGAAGTGGAAGAGGTTGAAACCATCGGTTCTGATTTTGAGAATTTTGTCATTGGACATATCAAAGAAGTTCGTCCTCATCCCAATGCCGACAAACTGGTTCTCTGCGATGTAGACCTCGGTGATGAAACCGTCCAGATCGCTTGCGGGGCTCCAAATGTGGCAGTCAATCAAAAAGTGCCGGTTGCAAAAGTGGGCGCTACCATCCCGGTTCCGATGAAGGACGGATCTTTTCTTACCATCAAGAAAGCAAAACTTCGCGGCGAAACTTCCAATGGGATGATTTGTTCAGAAGCTGAGCTCGGTTTAAGCGAAGATCATTCGGGAATTATGGTTCTGGATGAAAACCTGGAACCCGGCACTCCGCTAAAAAAGGCACTGGATCTTGAAAAAGATTACGTTTTTGAGGTTGCCCTCACTCCCAATCGTCCGGATGCGGCCTGCCATATGGGAGTTGCGAGAGATCTTTCAGCTGTAACTGGCGGCACGCTTGAAAATCCTTATTCAAAGATTGAAGAAAAGCCGGGTAGTATGAATGATGAGATTTCAATCACTATTGAAGATGAAGATAAATGCCATCGGTATGTGGGAATTGTTGTTGATGATGTGAAAGTTGGCGAATCCCCAAACTGGTTGAAAAATCGCCTAACTGCTATCGGATTGCGGCCGATTAATAATGTGGTTGATGTGACGAATTTCATCAACCATGAAATCAGCCAGCCTCTTCATGCTTTCGATTACAATCTGATTGGTGATCAGAAAATTATCGTAAAGAGCTATCAGGAAGACAAGAAGTTTACCACTCTCGATAGTATCGAACGAACCGTTCCGGCCGGATCTCTTTTCATCTGCGATGGAAACGGCCCTGTTGCCATTGCCGGAGTAATGGGCGGGGAAAACAGTGAGGTTACCGAAGGCACTACCAAAATTTTGATTGAGAGCGCCTATTTTGATCCGTCCACAATCAGAAAAACATCCAAAAGTCTTGCGTTACAAACGGATAGCTCTTACCGTTTCGAACGTGGAATTGATCCGGCCATCCAGCAAAAAGCGGCGTGGCGGGCTGCAAAATTAATCGCAGAACTGACCGGCGGTACGATCAACGAAAATGTTGTAGACGTGTATCCAAGAAAAACGGAATCCGTGAATGTTCCGTTACGGGTTTCCAGGGTAAACCGATTGCTTGGAACTTCGCTGCAAAAGGACACGGTTGAGGATATTCTCACGAAACTTGAAATCCGGGTATTGTCTAAAGATGAAGAAAGTCTGATGTGCACCGTTCCGACTTTCCGGCCAGACATCACCCGCGAAGTTGATTTGATTGAAGAAGTGGGACGTGTTTACGATTACAATAATATTCCACGGCCTCTCTCCTCTCCTTTCACCTCTCCGGAAAAATTGTCTGACCGAGAAGAATTCCGCGAGCGTCTTCGGGAAATGGTAAAATCTCTCCGGTACAAGGAAATCACCACCAATTCACTTCTTTCCAAAAAAGAGGCAGATTTACTGGCTGACGAAGATCTTCAGATTCATACACTGAATCCGGTTTCCCAAGAGAATACAACTCTGCGTACACATCTCTCAGGAGGATTTCTAAAAGCTGTGAAATACAACCTGAACCGAAATGCCACACAACTTCGGTTTTTTGAAATCGGCCATATCTTTCGGAAGAATGAAACGGGAACATGGATTGACGGCGTTGAAGAACACGAACATCTTTATTTAGGACTTTGCGGACAATCCAAAAAAGATAACTGGCAGAGCGAAAAAAACGCGTTTACCATTTTTGATTTGAAAGCAGATCTCGAATCCATTTTTGAAAATTTGGGAATCGCAGATTCCATCACGCACGAAGTTGAAGGGAACAACACAATCATATATAAGTATGCAAATCAGGAGGTTTCCTATTTAAAACGAATAGATGCTGAGTTGCTGAAAGGATTTGATATCGAAACGGATGTTTTTGGGGCAGAAATAGATCTTACTGTACTTCTCCAAAATGGCGTTGGTAAGAAAGAAACGACCTATCAACCCATCGTAAAATTTCCAACTTTTGAATTCGATGCCGCATTTATTGTAGATAAAGACATCCGTGCGGGTCAGCTTACAAAGGAGATTAAAGAAACCGCAGGAAGTATTCTGCAATCGGTATCTGTTTTTGATGTTTACGAAGGAGAAAACCTCGGCAGGGATAAAAAAAGTATTGCATTTCGGCTGACTTTTTTAGATTCTACCAAAACCTTGAACATCAAGGACGTAGAGCCTATTGTTCAAAAAATTGTACAAAAACTTGAAAAAACTGTCGGAGCTAAACTCCGATCTTAA
- a CDS encoding cell division protein ZapA translates to MESIKVNILGKQIPLKVHSTEVENTKRIAHYVDEKFKLFRNQFSNQPDSTIMILACLSITEELFELRTELSQTDEKESELMEQINEEISKLIKEIS, encoded by the coding sequence ATGGAATCCATCAAAGTTAACATACTCGGAAAGCAAATCCCCCTTAAGGTTCACAGCACCGAGGTTGAAAACACCAAACGAATTGCACACTACGTTGACGAAAAGTTCAAACTTTTCCGAAATCAGTTCTCGAATCAGCCCGATTCTACGATTATGATTCTCGCCTGTCTTAGCATTACGGAAGAGTTGTTCGAATTAAGAACGGAACTCAGCCAGACGGATGAGAAAGAGAGTGAGTTGATGGAGCAGATCAATGAAGAAATTTCCAAGCTGATCAAAGAAATATCTTAA
- the trhA gene encoding PAQR family membrane homeostasis protein TrhA, with translation MYHGERFNSYTHLIGSIGSAIGLAVLIYVAVAQGGFWRITSFTVYGLTLLTLYTCSTLYHSFQGKWKTIFRKLDHISIYLLIAGTYTPFTLITLRGDIGWILFGVVWGLAAIGIIIDLLHKAGNRVLQVMIYLGMGWIAFFLLDTLINRISSDGVNWLMAGGLFYTMGVIFFALSEKHRLAHGIWHLFVLAGSLSHFVTIVLYV, from the coding sequence ATGTACCACGGCGAGCGATTTAACAGTTACACACATTTGATTGGAAGTATAGGTTCAGCGATCGGATTAGCCGTTTTGATCTATGTTGCCGTTGCACAAGGAGGTTTCTGGAGAATTACCAGCTTTACCGTTTACGGTCTTACCCTTCTAACGCTTTATACATGTTCCACACTTTATCATAGTTTCCAAGGGAAGTGGAAAACCATTTTCCGAAAGCTCGATCACATTTCAATCTATCTTTTGATTGCCGGAACATATACGCCTTTTACACTTATAACTCTTCGGGGCGATATCGGCTGGATTCTTTTCGGCGTTGTTTGGGGACTTGCCGCCATTGGAATTATTATTGACCTTTTGCATAAAGCCGGCAACCGTGTTTTACAGGTGATGATTTATCTCGGCATGGGTTGGATCGCCTTTTTTCTGCTTGATACGCTTATCAACCGGATATCGTCCGACGGGGTGAACTGGCTGATGGCTGGCGGACTATTCTATACAATGGGAGTGATCTTTTTTGCGCTTAGCGAAAAACACCGTCTTGCCCACGGAATCTGGCATCTTTTTGTGCTTGCGGGGAGTTTAAGCCATTTCGTAACGATTGTATTATACGTCTGA
- a CDS encoding TIGR00282 family metallophosphoesterase, protein MAKNLTVFFISDIVGEPGLSLLETIFPSLRDKYKPDFIIANAENSHEGRGLNRHIVQRLYDIEVDVITGGNHSFDKWKIFSYMKTDDHLLRPLNFPKGNAGYGYGVYEIGKTGKKIGVLNLQGRTFMADIDDPFSTSDWALERIKEETNLIFVDFHAEATAEKMAYAWQVDGEVSVIVGTHTHTPTNDARILPKGTGYITDAGMTGPFDSVIGMDKDTSIRRFTLGTPQRYKIAENDNRMCGVVADIDMETGKCTSIEPVIYPEFQNKAD, encoded by the coding sequence ATGGCTAAAAACCTGACTGTTTTTTTTATTTCCGACATTGTTGGAGAACCAGGACTTTCACTGCTCGAAACCATTTTTCCCTCTCTCAGAGATAAGTACAAACCAGATTTTATTATTGCCAACGCCGAGAATTCTCACGAAGGCCGCGGCCTCAACCGGCACATTGTTCAGCGTTTGTATGATATCGAAGTGGATGTCATCACCGGCGGCAATCACTCTTTCGACAAATGGAAAATCTTCTCTTATATGAAAACGGACGATCATCTCCTTCGTCCGCTCAACTTCCCCAAAGGCAATGCCGGTTATGGTTATGGAGTTTATGAAATTGGTAAAACAGGCAAGAAAATCGGTGTTCTGAATCTCCAGGGACGAACGTTTATGGCAGATATTGACGATCCGTTTTCTACCTCCGACTGGGCGCTCGAACGAATCAAAGAAGAAACCAATCTCATTTTTGTGGATTTTCACGCGGAGGCCACCGCTGAGAAAATGGCGTATGCCTGGCAAGTTGATGGTGAAGTTTCCGTGATTGTCGGCACGCACACCCACACTCCAACGAACGATGCGCGTATTCTCCCAAAAGGTACCGGTTACATCACCGACGCCGGAATGACGGGGCCTTTTGATTCTGTCATTGGTATGGACAAAGATACATCCATCCGACGATTCACTCTCGGAACACCGCAACGGTACAAAATCGCAGAAAACGACAACCGAATGTGCGGAGTTGTTGCAGACATTGATATGGAAACCGGAAAATGTACGTCTATTGAACCGGTGATTTACCCTGAATTTCAGAATAAGGCAGATTGA
- a CDS encoding ABC transporter ATP-binding protein, producing the protein MSDERVLQCTDIHKEFPSESGNGILQILQGVDLEVKKAEIVSIVGSSGSGKSTLLHILGGLDQPTSGDVFWENHSLSQYNKDQLADLRNKKVGFVFQFHHLLPEFTALENVMMPALIQNQSASKAEKRAAELLERFGMSERLNHRPSQLSGGEQQRVSMARALTNNPSIILADEPTGNLDEKNTESILSLLFQLREMENVSIVLITHEKEIATRCDTVYSLHNGTLNRV; encoded by the coding sequence ATGAGTGACGAACGGGTTCTTCAATGCACAGATATTCATAAAGAGTTTCCATCAGAATCAGGAAATGGGATTTTACAAATTCTGCAAGGTGTGGATCTCGAGGTAAAAAAAGCAGAAATCGTATCCATTGTTGGATCAAGTGGAAGCGGTAAAAGTACGCTGCTTCACATTTTAGGTGGCCTTGATCAGCCTACTTCCGGGGATGTCTTTTGGGAAAATCACTCTCTTTCTCAGTACAATAAGGATCAACTTGCAGACCTTCGGAATAAAAAAGTAGGATTTGTATTCCAGTTTCATCACCTGCTTCCTGAGTTCACAGCTCTGGAAAACGTGATGATGCCTGCTCTTATTCAAAATCAATCAGCTTCCAAAGCTGAGAAAAGAGCAGCCGAACTCCTGGAACGGTTCGGAATGAGTGAGCGACTCAATCACAGACCTTCCCAGTTATCCGGTGGTGAGCAGCAACGTGTGTCCATGGCCCGGGCTTTGACAAACAATCCATCCATCATCCTGGCCGATGAACCAACCGGAAACCTTGATGAAAAGAATACCGAATCGATTCTCAGCCTTCTTTTTCAACTTCGTGAGATGGAAAATGTATCCATTGTTCTGATTACACATGAGAAAGAAATAGCCACGCGCTGCGATACGGTCTACTCCCTACACAACGGAACTTTGAACAGAGTATAA
- a CDS encoding HAD family hydrolase yields the protein MISTVIFDMDGVIIDSEPIYFEVEQKLFREVGLELTREEHSKYVGRSDLWKKVTEKHELDIDIDEIHKKEKSQYFNILSTSFDDGPIKGVAEVIESLHSRGITLVLASSSEMKIIELVLTKFDLIKYFDLRISGDELATSKPHPEIFLKAAEMAGSKPENCLVIEDSANGVNAAKAANMKCIGFRNPNSGDQNLSTADWIINSFDEFKLERFNNIHSY from the coding sequence ATGATTTCTACAGTAATTTTTGATATGGACGGCGTCATAATCGACAGCGAACCCATTTATTTCGAGGTTGAGCAGAAGCTTTTCAGGGAAGTAGGGTTGGAACTTACCCGTGAAGAACATTCCAAATACGTGGGCCGCTCAGACCTTTGGAAAAAGGTAACTGAAAAACATGAACTGGACATTGATATCGATGAAATCCATAAAAAGGAGAAAAGCCAATATTTTAATATTCTTTCTACTTCTTTTGATGACGGTCCAATCAAAGGAGTTGCCGAAGTAATTGAGAGCCTTCATTCTCGGGGAATTACATTGGTATTGGCTTCATCATCAGAGATGAAAATTATAGAATTGGTGTTAACCAAATTCGACTTGATAAAATACTTTGATCTTCGAATTAGCGGAGATGAGCTGGCAACTTCGAAACCACATCCTGAAATTTTTCTTAAAGCCGCAGAAATGGCAGGCTCCAAACCTGAAAATTGTCTTGTTATTGAAGATTCGGCCAATGGCGTCAATGCAGCAAAAGCTGCGAATATGAAATGCATTGGTTTCAGAAATCCGAATTCAGGTGACCAGAACCTGAGTACCGCCGACTGGATTATCAACAGCTTTGATGAATTTAAATTAGAGCGGTTTAACAATATTCATTCCTACTGA